From the genome of Halogranum gelatinilyticum:
CCGGACCGAGCGCCGCGAGGTCATGGACATCGACGAGGACGACTACCGGGCGGGCGAGGTCCACCCCGAGCTTCGGGGCGTGGCGTTCGTCCCCGTCGCCGACGACCTCCAGTCCTCGAAGCAGCTCGGCGGCGGGACGGTCGACGCGCTGGCCGCTGGTGTCGCCGACGGCGTCGAACCGGGCGTGACCTACGTCCTCGGGCCGGGGAGCACCCTCGGTGCGGTCAAGGCGGAGCTGGGCTTTGCAGGCTCGCCGCTCGGCGTCGACGTCTGGCGCGACGGCGAGCTCCTCGCTCAGGACGCGACGGAGGCGGAGATTCTCGCGAATCTGGGGGAGAAGAACGTCATCGTCGTCACACCCATCGGCGGGCAGGGGTTCATCTTCGGCCGCGGCAACCCCCAGCTCTCGCCGGACGTCATCCGGGAGTGTGAAGTCGAAGTCGTCGCCTCCCGGTCCAAACTCGACGACCTCGGGGTGCTCCGGGTCGACACGGACGACCCCGCGTTGGACGAAGCACTCCGTGGGTGGACCAAGGTCCGCGTGGGGCGGTTCGAGCGGCGGATGATGGAGATCGTCTGAACCAGTCTAGGCACACCCCACGTGAAGGAGTGGCATATTAGGATTCGACGACGAACATGGACTTCGAATAAACATTACACTACGTATAATGGGCATATAGTCAAGATTAAGGTCACTGGTGGGATACGAGTTGCCATGGAAACGCGGAAGGTCCAACGGCTCGGGCCGTCGACGCTGGCGATGACGCTCCCCGCGGAGTGGGCGAAGGAACACGGTGTGAACAAGGGCGACGAGGTGTCGCTGCGGATGGGCGGCAAGGGGACGCTCACGGTCCTCCCCGAATCGGCGAGCACGGAGGACTCGGAGGCAGTCCTCCACGCGGACAACCTCGACGCCGACGCGCTCGAACGGGCAATCGTGGCGCAGTACGTCCTCGGACGGCGCGTCATCCACGTCGAGAAGCGCGACGGCGCGCTCGACAGCGAACACATCAACGCGGTCTACAAGGCCGAGACGCAGCTGATGGGACTCGGCGTCATCGAGGAGACGCCCGAGCGAATCGCCATCCGCTGTTCGGTCGACCCCGAGGACTTCACCCTCGACAACCTGCTGGAACGGCTGGAGAACACGGGCAGCACGATGCGCGGCGAGGCGGTCAAGGCACTCGCACACGCCAACCCGGACCTCGCCCAGCGCGCACTGAACCGCGAGCGGCAGGCGAACAAAATCTTCGTCCTCCTGCTCAGACTCATCTTCACGGCCTACCAGAACCCGAACCTCTGTCGGGCGGTCGGTCTCGAGTCCGGCTTCCCGCTCATCGGCTACCGCTCGGTCGCGAAGAACCTCGAACTGACCGCCGACAACGCCGAGGACATCGCCGAGATCGTCCTCAACACCGAGGGTCACTCGCTCGACGTCGACTCGGCGACCATCCGGCGCATCCGCGAGTTCACCGACCAGGTCGACGAAATCACCGTCAAGGCGGTGCAAGCGGTCGTCGAGCGCGACTACGACAAGACCATCGAGGTCCGGCGGCTGTTCCACGACATCACCGACCGCGAGCGCGACATCCTCAACGACCTCGAAGAGATGCCCAACGAGGAACTGCTGCGGGTGCGCGAGGTGCTCGTGAGCCTCCAGCAGACCGCCCAGTACGCGATGCGGAACGCCGAGATCGCGGCGAACCTCGCACTCAACGAGGAGAATCGCCACGTCACGATCACGTAGACTGGACGGAGACACCGACGAAACCGACCGAGACCGTCGCGGTGGCCGGGCGGTGGCCGGCTCTTAGTCCGCCATCGACGGTATCTCGGCCGGAGGCGACGGATTCGGTTCGTCGACTCCCGACTCGTTTTTCTGCTCGACTTTCGTCGCCGTCAGCGGGTTTCGCCGCTCGATCTCGCAGTCGAACGCCGGATGCTCACAGACGTGTCGAACCAGCATATGCCGCCGCGACCCCGTGAGACCGGTCCGGCCCACGTCGTCGGCGTCGAACGTCTCCGGTAAGCGGTCGTACAGCCGCCGCAGCTCCTCGAAGCTCTGGAACACCTTGGCGTTGCCCGCCGAGTCGGCACCACGCCGCGAGACGACGTAGCTCCCGTCGGTGCGGTACTCGCCGGCGGTCCGGAAGAACTCCTGTTGCTCCGTCAGCGCGTCGCCGAGCGCGCCGTGTAACTCGGCGGCGTCCGAGCGCGACAGCTCACAGGAACTGCCGTCGACCTGTACGATAACCGATTCACCGTCCGTCGAAACCGTGACGGCCGTCTCATCACCCGAGAAGAACGCGACCAGGAGACTGGGTACTCCGTGACATAACACAGCAATCGTACGTGGTCGACAAAACTCTGTCGGGGGCGAGGGGTCGCCCGACAGCCCGTCGGGTCCCGAGGGTCAGAGAAGTCCGCCGTCGTCGTCGTCACCGGTCGTCTCGTTGCCCGAGGCCGTCGTTGTGGTGGTCGCGGTGGTGGTCGTGGTCGATCCCCCGTCCGACGGGGTCGCCGTCGGCGTGGCGGTGTCGTCGCCGACGAGGCTTCCGTCGTCCGAGGCAGTCGTCGTCGCCGTGCCGTCGGAGCCGGGCGTCGCCGTCGACCCGTCGGAGTCCCCGCTCGAGTCCGACGAGCCGTCGTCGCTCCCCGCGTCATCCGAGGCTGCCGACCCGTCTTTGTTACCGAACATATCCGTCTCGATGGTCTCGGTGTAGGTCATCTCGTCGAGCGGGACGGTGTGGGTCGTCCCCGCGATCTCGATCTTCGCGTAGAAGTCGATGCGGAGTTCCGTCACCTGGTTCCGTTCGAGATGGCTGACCCACCACTCGTCGAGTTTCGAGTTGTCGATTTCGGTCTGCGTCTCGAGGGTCTCCTCGGACTTCGCGGGGACGACGTAGGTTTCGTTGGTCGCTCCGCTCCCGACCGCGACGTCGTTCATCGTGATGTTGTACCCGATTTCGGTGATGGGGACGGGAGTGGACTTGGGGTTGTAGACGGTGAAGTCCATCTCGATGGGCGTCGTCTCGTTGTCGACCTGTCCCCACCGCGCGCTCGTCTCGTTGACGTAGAGCACCGGGTCCGAGACGACGGGCGCGTTCGCGTTCACGGGCCGCGTCTCCGTGGAGTTGAACTGTGAGATGAGGTCGGTGTCGATGCTCCGCTCGACCTTCGGCGCGCCGAAGGATTCGCCGAGCAACGAGGAGTGGACGTCGGCGTCGACGGTCAGCGTCGTCGACTCGCCGTTCCGGATGTGGCTCACCCACCACGCGGGAATCTTCTCGTTGTCCATCTCCGTCGTGAAGGGGAGCGTCGAGTTGCCCGTCTCGACGTCGACGCCCTCCTTGACGCCCTCTGCCATCCGGATGTCGTTCAGCGAGACGGCGTAGTCGACGGTGAGACCGCCGAGCGAGACGCCGATGGGGTTGGGGTTCGACACCTGGAGGTCGGTCTCGATGACGGTCGCCGAGTCGTCGACCGGGCCGAACGCGTTGTCGACGCCCGTGACGCTCGGCGCGCCGACCACGCCGAGACCGACAGCCGCACCGACCGCGCCGACGAGGACGACGACCGCGACCAGTGCGTACTTGAGTTTCCCAGTTCCGAGCATGCTCGCACCTGTTCGCTCCATCCATAAATTCGGTTTGGCTGGAGACAACAGAATTGCCGGCTGTTTTCGCCGGAGGGCGTCGGGTCGGTCGAGTCAACCGAGTCGGCCAATCCGACGCCGAGACCGTGGTAGCGTCTGTCGAATAGACTAAGTGCTCCGCATCGAACGGGAGAGTATGGAAGGCCAAGCCGTGTACTCGGACAAAGGAATCGGATTTGCGATGCT
Proteins encoded in this window:
- a CDS encoding ATP-NAD kinase family protein gives rise to the protein MRIGVVVNPIAGMGGRVGLKGTDGKVAEARERGAQPRAPNRARRALSRLADLAPDTEILTYADPMGASEARDAGFEPTVVGEPGAEETGAADTHAAVEAFLDADVDLVLFVGGDGTAADVAEVLDGTDTPMLGVPAGVKVYSSVFGVSPEDAGEIAATFDRTERREVMDIDEDDYRAGEVHPELRGVAFVPVADDLQSSKQLGGGTVDALAAGVADGVEPGVTYVLGPGSTLGAVKAELGFAGSPLGVDVWRDGELLAQDATEAEILANLGEKNVIVVTPIGGQGFIFGRGNPQLSPDVIRECEVEVVASRSKLDDLGVLRVDTDDPALDEALRGWTKVRVGRFERRMMEIV
- a CDS encoding phosphate uptake regulator PhoU, with protein sequence METRKVQRLGPSTLAMTLPAEWAKEHGVNKGDEVSLRMGGKGTLTVLPESASTEDSEAVLHADNLDADALERAIVAQYVLGRRVIHVEKRDGALDSEHINAVYKAETQLMGLGVIEETPERIAIRCSVDPEDFTLDNLLERLENTGSTMRGEAVKALAHANPDLAQRALNRERQANKIFVLLLRLIFTAYQNPNLCRAVGLESGFPLIGYRSVAKNLELTADNAEDIAEIVLNTEGHSLDVDSATIRRIREFTDQVDEITVKAVQAVVERDYDKTIEVRRLFHDITDRERDILNDLEEMPNEELLRVREVLVSLQQTAQYAMRNAEIAANLALNEENRHVTIT
- a CDS encoding DUF7528 family protein, giving the protein MSRSDAAELHGALGDALTEQQEFFRTAGEYRTDGSYVVSRRGADSAGNAKVFQSFEELRRLYDRLPETFDADDVGRTGLTGSRRHMLVRHVCEHPAFDCEIERRNPLTATKVEQKNESGVDEPNPSPPAEIPSMAD
- a CDS encoding LEA type 2 family protein, yielding MLGTGKLKYALVAVVVLVGAVGAAVGLGVVGAPSVTGVDNAFGPVDDSATVIETDLQVSNPNPIGVSLGGLTVDYAVSLNDIRMAEGVKEGVDVETGNSTLPFTTEMDNEKIPAWWVSHIRNGESTTLTVDADVHSSLLGESFGAPKVERSIDTDLISQFNSTETRPVNANAPVVSDPVLYVNETSARWGQVDNETTPIEMDFTVYNPKSTPVPITEIGYNITMNDVAVGSGATNETYVVPAKSEETLETQTEIDNSKLDEWWVSHLERNQVTELRIDFYAKIEIAGTTHTVPLDEMTYTETIETDMFGNKDGSAASDDAGSDDGSSDSSGDSDGSTATPGSDGTATTTASDDGSLVGDDTATPTATPSDGGSTTTTTATTTTTASGNETTGDDDDGGLL